A genomic region of Chelmon rostratus isolate fCheRos1 chromosome 8, fCheRos1.pri, whole genome shotgun sequence contains the following coding sequences:
- the LOC121610842 gene encoding cornifelin homolog yields the protein MSNPVVTHQPGAGGYGTNVQTGEWSTGLCSCCSDFFVCALGCICPVALSCYTASKYGENCCLGCLPGGITAIRTHMRLTYGIQGTIINDALMTFFCGLCETCRMAREVRIRNGDISP from the exons ATGTCGAATCCAGTGGTCACTCATCAGCCAGGTGCAGGTGGCTATGGGACAAATGTTCAAACAGGAGAGTGGAGCACCGGCTTGTGCTCCTGTTGCAGTGACTTCTTTGTCT GTGCTCTTGGCTGCATCTGCCCTGTTGCACTGAGCTGTTACACAGCAAGTAAATATGGAGAAAACTGCTGCTTGGGTTGTTTGCCAGGAGGCATAACAGCCATAAGGACTCACATGAGACTGACGTATGGTATTCAG GGAACAATAATCAATGATGCCTTGATGACCTTTTTCTGCGGACTTTGTGAGACATGCAGGATGGCAAGAGAAGTCCGTATCAGGAATGGAGACATTTCACCATAA